The DNA region AACGCATCTCTATATAACGGTAAAGCTAATATCATTAACTGCATGGGGATTGGTTCCTGTGGGACTTGTGCAGTAGAGATAAAGGGGCATCTACCAGAGCGAAATTGGAAAGAAACAGCCAGACTTTCTTTGCCGCCCCACCAGCTAGAAAAGGGTAGACGTTTAGCCTGTCAAATCAAGGTTGAAAGTGATTTGGTCGTGACAAAATATGATGGTTTTTGGGGACAAGGTGATCGCCAAGTTATTGAGTGATTAACATTAAATTAAATCTAATATTATTTAGTTTTTTGATATCTAAAATGAGCTTATTTTTTTATGGCCTTGAGCCAAAAAAAAGTTATCTTAATTGACATTTTTTAACTAAAAATGAACCCTTAGTAAGGATATATTTCGTCCCCAAGAATTTACCATTTTATTTCACTAGGATAAACCTAGAGAGAAACAACTCTCTACTGTTGACCCAAGGAGGTAGATATTCATGGTTAGCACTTTGAATGCGATGCAAACTTCTGAGCCACACACAGAAGCATTGGTTTTGTGGTTTGAGGAAGTTGGCTCGAAAGATGTGGGACTCGTAGGTGGTAAAAACTCTTCCCTCGG from [Limnothrix rosea] IAM M-220 includes:
- a CDS encoding 2Fe-2S iron-sulfur cluster-binding protein: MPTVTFNNQTITCEAGDNLRKVLLKHNASLYNGKANIINCMGIGSCGTCAVEIKGHLPERNWKETARLSLPPHQLEKGRRLACQIKVESDLVVTKYDGFWGQGDRQVIE